DNA sequence from the Armigeres subalbatus isolate Guangzhou_Male chromosome 1, GZ_Asu_2, whole genome shotgun sequence genome:
ttatgactgattatgctcaaatttggcctaaacattctttgcatatcaaagaatattgtggccaaatttcataaaatttgatcgacaaaaacccccctgacaataatagaacaaaacctgccaaagccgtcttttcccctatcaaaacttgatgtttttcaTTCCGTTCCAtcaattatttatgtaagagaaacgaaaaactaacagagagaagttttcgctaatgaaaatatgacttaatttgttgcaattgtttccacctgaattttcaatgcacacactccaaataatctgaacgttgcttccacctgaattttcaggtacattttacgtgcacacgtaactgcaaatggttcagaaaattcaggtgaaacttacgtgtccggtgaattctatccaaaactcaggtagagCTTACCTGACTTTCACGTAGAATCAGATATATACCGGAAAATCAgataaaagttacgtgaatttcaggtggaaaaaatctacgtactttttcaggtggaaacaacgtgcagatttttttgggtgcacGTGACTACAAATACTTTAggaaattcaggtgaaacttacgtgtccggtgaattctatccaaaactcaggtagaacttacctgattttcacgtagaataaaaattcaatcgaaaaatcaggtaaaagttacgtgaatttcaggtggaaaaagtTTACGtattttttcaggtggaaacaataacttgcagatttttttgggtgtggggcctacacggacagataaatcaacccaaactttgagttcaatatacgcactgatgagaatatcgcagaaaaaatttacccaaaattgggtagttttccctttctttcccatgattgctatcaaaactagagcaagatgcaaacacctcaccgaggttgctcagcccaataacccaaatttgagtaaattcattattctctattttgggttgattaaggtccgctttggatggattaaactcagctttgggtaaattatttacatgggattaaaggcaaactacctagtgccagaaaagtcattttactccaatttgggttattggctcaaaccacggttttgagtgcaaacaacccacttttgggtagttttggttttcagtgtagctTTTGCAGGGGCGTGGTGAAAACGCAAAGACCgtgttgaatattttttgacatCTCATTAAATTCACCTTGCGTTTTGACTTTTGAAAGGTTTGCTGACCATTTTCCATCCAATTTTCCATTAATCTGTAGTTGCtaaaaagtgtatccaatttcCTTCGATTTTTCGATAAAACTTTCATTATTCTGTACAAATATTGTGTAAAAACCTTCTCCCAGTGATGTGAAATGTTTTGTGGTGGTGTCCTTGTGGAAGATAGTTCTTTTTTCTAATTCCGTGTAATTTTTATGTTTGTTGCTCAATCAGTCAAAGCGCTTCCTAAAGTGGATTTTAATTAGAAGAGGTGTATTATTATGTAAATAAGTCCTATTAACAGCATGAAAACGTTTGTATCTATTTGTCCTTCCCTTGACAGACATCAAACAGTCCAGCTACGTTGGGTATCGGCCGTGATCTGGCGCCTGGAGACATCCGACGATTGACACTGAGTGCATAACCTTGAACACCAGACAGCAAAAATGAACAGACGTCCCAAGGGCCCCGGGCTGAAAATCCAAATGGATGTGGCCTCCAATTCGAATCCAGTGTGAGTGCAACATATTAACTACTGGttgtttgcaaattttcagctaatgaGGTTTTCATTGCGTTCTGCGGGGCCTTCCACAGCCTCTCATATGCACAAGCTATCGACAGAATTTGTGGAATGCTGAAACttaatgttaattttttttcctttttttcatttaaagGGATAAATGGTTATTGTTGCTTCTCCAAACATGAACAAGAAGTATTCCCTAACTAGGTGTAGTTCCAACAGTTCTTAGAATGTAGATGGAAGTAAGTCAGGGAACAACAATGAATGGCATCAATTGTTCTTTCTTGACCTGATGTAAAGGTAACTAACAGGTCCACGTATAGTTAATTAATTACAATTACTATTGTAACTTCCTGCTAACTCCAATGTAAAATATTAATTAAGCTCAAAATTGACCAGCttactgttcggtaattattttacagattttgtgTGAAATAAATTGggcaaaaaatatatcaaagttTCTGAAACAATTGCTGTAGAAACTTATATGAAATTCATAGAAATTTGCGCATTGAATTACTATACTTTTTCATACATACATCAAACAAACATCGGGGGTGAATTgggttttttaaactttatgttgcaaatttttgttatatAACTAGTTTTGTACAGTCTCAATAGGATTCCGGCTCCACCTTTGAGAGAGGGTCTTGTACGAAACGTCACCCTcagaatttatttttgttgctgGAAGTTTTCGGATTGGTCACGGAAATAGAGCAATGCTAAGAACTGCTAGCTTTTGATGTTAGGATCACTTGACCATAGTTGGGCAAGTTATGTTCATAAACATACACCCTGTCTGTCGAACGAAACGGGTTCTATACAGAAGTAGACTTATGTTGGATGAGCTTAGAACTAATTTAGTTGAGACCGATCAACCATCCCATTGTGGTGGCGATTCAATCTCCAATCCATACAAGGAAACTACTTGGAAAACTTCCGAATGGTGTTCGTTTACTGAAAGTTGCACCGATAGTAATTGCTTACCTatgaaattctttttaattGAAGGTTTCAATATCTGGACTTTGAAAGGGGACGACAGTCGGAAGGCTACCAGACATCACAGATTCTGTTATTGAAAATTAGGCAACCTAACGATACAAAAATGGACTCTCGTGATGGAATTGGATCTCAACCTCACACCGTTTGTAGTCAAAACTACTTGTTTGGTACTTCTAAGTAGAATGGCTCAAGTCACTGATACTAATAAATTATTAGACACTAGTGCGTGCAAAAGATGTAATGAAACAATGATCTATGGTTGTACAATCTCATGCAATTTTAAGTTTTGTTTGGGTTcgacgacgcaaaaaatgttaATCAACTGAATTCAGAGATGATCCAAGTCTATGCAAGTCCCTGGAATAAAGATATGAAAATAACTTAATTTTATCATGCTACTCGTTTTTTACATCACAGGACACCTCCAAGAAATCTGGACAAAACTGCTACCATTACGATCGGTAGCAACACGTTCGTGGTCGAAGCGGATAATTTGGAGAAGATTTGCGACCTTGGGCGGGGTGCCTACGGGATAGTGGAGAAGATGCGCCACAAACAGACCAACACGATTATGGCCGTCAAAAGAATCACAGCCACCGGTCAAACACAGGAGCAGAAACGTCTCCTGATGGATTTGGACATCTCGATGCGAGCCAGTGACTGCCAGTATACGGTTCACTTTTACGGGGCCCTGTTCCGCGAGGGGGACGTTTGGATCTGCATGGAAGTGATGGACACCAGCATAGACAAGTTCTACCCGATCGTGTTCAAGAATGGGCGCAAAATGCCCGAAGATATTCTCGGAAAGGTTCGTATCATGATGATTGTTGAATGTGAAGTGTTTGTTTCATCACTGTTTCGCTAATTACAGATCACAGTCGCAGTCGTTAATGCACTTAATTATCTCTACACCAAACTGCGCGTGATCCACAGAGATGTGAAACCGTCCAACATACTGATCAATAGGCAGGGGGATGTGAAGATGTGTGATTTTGGCATTTCAGGTAAATGGGtaattaatcttttttttttctcgaatatTTGGTCTTTCTCTCTCTCGGACTCGTTTTAGTCAGAAACGTTTATTAACAAATCTAATATGCTTGCAGGATATTTAGTAGATTCAGTGGCCAAAACAATAGATGCTGGATGCAAACCATATATGGCTCCAGAAAGGATAGACCCTCAAGGTCTGTTTCGATCAAAACCAGTAGAA
Encoded proteins:
- the LOC134205467 gene encoding dual specificity mitogen-activated protein kinase kinase 6, giving the protein MNRRPKGPGLKIQMDVASNSNPVTPPRNLDKTATITIGSNTFVVEADNLEKICDLGRGAYGIVEKMRHKQTNTIMAVKRITATGQTQEQKRLLMDLDISMRASDCQYTVHFYGALFREGDVWICMEVMDTSIDKFYPIVFKNGRKMPEDILGKITVAVVNALNYLYTKLRVIHRDVKPSNILINRQGDVKMCDFGISGYLVDSVAKTIDAGCKPYMAPERIDPQGNPGEYNIKSDVWSLGISMIEMATGTFPYSTWGSPFEQLKQVVKDEPPRLKSDDFSDVFKNFILACLQKKFQDRYNYDQLLNHPFIQEHTEKTTDVASFVSEILDLAATV